The Gemmatimonadota bacterium genome has a window encoding:
- a CDS encoding sugar phosphate isomerase/epimerase, whose protein sequence is MKIGVTQIILGKLTLDETLQLCRDAGYEALELVFSPEGDPNVDMSDHEVRGVKKRCDDAGIEISSAIARYDNRGNFLSRNPAEREAGMKSLRRAIDVAHLIETDAVLLHPGQLPVDGTYEDAWDDFLISMKEIAPYAEEKGVAVGIENVWNKFLLNPKEAREFVDAVGNDWVGIYLDTANMMFYGYPEHWIRGLQHRIKRVHFKDFVRQQRNFVPLMDGDTDWAEVMKGLRDIGYDQYVIHEVGGDRDVQIEMAKRMKQIVAM, encoded by the coding sequence ATGAAAATAGGCGTAACGCAAATTATCCTGGGCAAACTGACGCTGGATGAAACACTGCAATTGTGCCGCGATGCGGGTTACGAAGCACTCGAACTGGTATTTTCACCAGAAGGTGATCCAAATGTGGATATGAGTGACCACGAGGTGCGCGGTGTCAAAAAACGGTGTGATGACGCGGGCATTGAAATCAGCAGTGCGATTGCCAGATATGATAATCGGGGCAATTTTCTCAGCCGAAACCCGGCAGAACGCGAAGCTGGCATGAAGAGCTTGCGCCGCGCTATTGACGTGGCGCATCTCATCGAGACCGACGCGGTCTTACTCCATCCGGGCCAACTCCCGGTTGACGGGACCTATGAAGATGCATGGGATGATTTCCTGATCTCGATGAAAGAAATCGCCCCTTATGCCGAAGAAAAAGGCGTTGCAGTTGGCATAGAGAATGTGTGGAATAAGTTCTTACTCAACCCAAAAGAAGCGCGCGAGTTTGTCGATGCCGTGGGCAACGATTGGGTCGGAATTTACCTCGATACAGCCAACATGATGTTTTACGGCTATCCAGAGCACTGGATTCGCGGGCTTCAGCACCGCATTAAACGGGTACATTTTAAGGACTTTGTTCGTCAGCAACGCAATTTCGTACCGCTGATGGATGGGGATACGGATTGGGCAGAAGTCATGAAAGGATTGCGGGATATTGGCTATGACCAATATGTCATCCACGAAGTAGGTGGCGATCGAGACGTGCAAATTGAGATGGCAAAACGCATGAAACAAATTGTGGCAATGTGA
- a CDS encoding PAC2 family protein, protein MKLNVLKELPRSFQASVLLAGWPGMGSVGIGAIDYIRRKLNAVAFAEIDMQSHFPPEAMIVEDGIAAFPDPPAHIFYAVEEHDLIIFQSEAQIGGTPGDELLDKVLDVGQRVGIDTVLTGAAYLTQSSHKENAQVLGVANNTEFRDLLASHGVEILKEGMVSGLNGLLLGFAQNRDLNAACFLGTMPQYAAPIPNPKASKEIVLTLAHLLNFSVDMSEIDDAAKKMEGTMEDIEMQIQKTFSHMDDIPENEFPGGKIEEDKVPQSVMERIEKMFREVKKNDQFHKKANELKAELDRWNLYPFYEDRFLNLFKSGPGGSR, encoded by the coding sequence ATGAAACTAAACGTATTGAAAGAATTGCCCCGTTCCTTTCAGGCATCCGTATTGCTCGCCGGATGGCCCGGTATGGGCAGCGTGGGAATTGGCGCGATTGACTATATCCGGCGCAAACTCAATGCCGTCGCATTTGCAGAAATAGACATGCAATCTCACTTCCCGCCCGAAGCCATGATTGTAGAAGACGGGATCGCGGCCTTTCCCGATCCGCCTGCTCATATATTTTATGCAGTGGAAGAACACGATTTGATTATTTTTCAAAGCGAGGCGCAAATAGGCGGAACACCCGGCGATGAATTGCTGGACAAAGTCCTGGATGTGGGGCAGCGGGTAGGCATCGATACGGTTCTCACAGGCGCGGCCTATCTCACACAATCCAGCCACAAAGAAAATGCGCAGGTGCTGGGGGTGGCGAACAACACTGAATTTAGAGATTTACTGGCATCGCATGGCGTGGAGATCTTAAAAGAGGGGATGGTCTCAGGGCTTAATGGTCTGTTGCTGGGCTTTGCTCAAAACCGCGACCTCAATGCGGCCTGTTTTTTGGGCACCATGCCGCAATACGCAGCACCCATCCCCAACCCCAAAGCTTCAAAAGAGATTGTACTGACTCTGGCACATTTGTTAAATTTTTCGGTCGATATGTCGGAAATTGACGACGCTGCCAAAAAAATGGAAGGCACTATGGAAGATATTGAGATGCAGATCCAAAAGACATTTTCCCACATGGACGATATTCCAGAGAACGAATTCCCAGGCGGAAAGATCGAAGAGGATAAAGTGCCTCAGTCCGTTATGGAACGCATTGAAAAGATGTTTCGCGAAGTGAAAAAAAATGATCAGTTTCACAAAAAAGCCAATGAACTCAAAGCAGAACTGGACCGCTGGAACCTATATCCATTTTACGAAGACCGGTTTCTAAATCTTTTCAAATCTGGCCCCGGAGGAAGCAGGTAA
- a CDS encoding zinc-binding alcohol dehydrogenase, whose amino-acid sequence MAMRKVAAIDGQGGISVIEEPIVAPKPGQVQIEVAASMVSPGTELGGVKRRRENPSDAAPRPFGYSNAGVVVAQGAGCEDIPIGTRVACMGGGYAQHATHACVPRNMAVHIPDGVSDEDASSIHLVATALNAVRRGAFQLSEHIAVAGLGLVGQFTCQWARISGCYVMGLDQLPMRLKKAATCGLLRGVNITEEDPVEVSQTFTRGYGIDGGVIAFGGDGTPAFITLSKMIKKAPDTHLMGRIVIVGGARIEHGFASALGNLDVRSAARTGPGYHDEEWEHGADYPPVFMQWTTKRNLEECLRFMDTGHLKVSPLITHRVALDDAPEACEELIQNPNAALGVVFLP is encoded by the coding sequence ATGGCAATGCGAAAAGTAGCGGCAATTGACGGTCAAGGCGGAATTTCGGTCATCGAAGAACCCATTGTAGCCCCAAAGCCAGGCCAGGTTCAAATAGAAGTCGCGGCGAGCATGGTCAGCCCCGGCACAGAATTGGGTGGTGTGAAAAGGAGACGAGAAAACCCATCGGATGCCGCGCCGCGCCCATTTGGGTACTCCAATGCTGGCGTGGTCGTGGCACAAGGCGCGGGATGTGAAGACATACCGATTGGAACGCGCGTAGCCTGTATGGGAGGCGGATATGCCCAACATGCGACCCATGCCTGTGTACCGCGCAATATGGCGGTACACATTCCCGATGGCGTCAGCGATGAAGACGCCTCGTCTATTCATCTGGTCGCAACCGCCCTAAATGCCGTGCGGCGCGGCGCATTCCAGCTCAGCGAACACATTGCCGTGGCTGGTCTGGGACTTGTGGGACAATTTACCTGCCAGTGGGCACGCATTTCGGGATGTTATGTAATGGGCCTGGACCAATTGCCCATGCGTCTAAAAAAAGCCGCGACCTGCGGCTTGCTGCGCGGGGTCAATATCACAGAGGAAGACCCGGTAGAAGTATCGCAAACTTTTACGCGTGGTTATGGTATCGATGGCGGTGTAATTGCTTTTGGTGGCGACGGCACACCGGCTTTTATCACGCTTAGCAAAATGATCAAAAAAGCACCCGACACGCACCTTATGGGGCGCATTGTCATTGTGGGCGGCGCCCGAATAGAACACGGATTTGCATCCGCGCTGGGCAATCTGGATGTACGCAGCGCCGCGCGCACAGGACCGGGCTATCACGACGAGGAATGGGAACACGGTGCGGATTATCCCCCCGTTTTTATGCAATGGACAACGAAGCGAAACCTGGAGGAATGCTTGCGTTTCATGGATACCGGACACTTAAAAGTATCCCCTCTCATCACCCATCGGGTTGCATTAGACGACGCGCCCGAAGCATGTGAAGAACTCATTCAGAATCCCAACGCAGCATTGGGCGTCGTGTTTTTACCTTAA
- a CDS encoding Gfo/Idh/MocA family oxidoreductase: protein MAEKRYRAGAIGRTGQGNFGHGLHVPYQKIDCVDMIAVSDPDAAGREKAIADAGAQRGYADYRDMLAKENLDIVSVCPRWVDCHEEMILACIEAGCHVYSEKPLAGDLASADRIVAAAEQHNRKIAVAHQAVYLRQLHQVRDLIRENQIGKLLSMHGYGKQDHRGGGEDMLVLGTHLFNMMRFLGGDPLWMTARVTVGDREIAPEDVREATEPIGAIAGDGVVSLFSFSDGVDGSFVSRANQSGKGQGYGLVLVGESGRIAISGGAEAISIYEDGLWAPWRGGPAWQALDLAGDHLQETGNYCAIIDLIDAIERDRAPISSDRDARWALEMIHGAYASQISGQRVVFPHPDRSHPIEKWRSDH, encoded by the coding sequence ATGGCAGAAAAACGCTATCGCGCCGGTGCTATTGGTCGGACCGGGCAGGGCAATTTTGGACATGGCCTGCATGTGCCCTATCAGAAAATCGACTGCGTGGATATGATCGCTGTATCCGATCCAGATGCCGCCGGACGAGAAAAGGCCATTGCAGATGCCGGAGCCCAGCGAGGATATGCGGACTATCGCGACATGCTGGCAAAAGAAAACCTCGATATTGTCAGCGTGTGCCCCCGGTGGGTCGATTGTCACGAAGAAATGATCTTAGCGTGTATCGAAGCCGGCTGCCATGTCTATTCGGAAAAACCACTTGCTGGTGACCTCGCATCCGCAGACCGCATTGTAGCTGCCGCCGAACAGCACAACCGCAAAATTGCCGTAGCGCATCAGGCTGTTTACCTCAGGCAATTACATCAAGTGCGCGATTTAATACGGGAAAATCAAATTGGAAAGCTCCTATCCATGCATGGGTATGGCAAACAAGACCATCGAGGCGGCGGCGAAGACATGCTGGTCTTGGGAACACATCTCTTCAACATGATGCGTTTTTTGGGCGGCGACCCCCTGTGGATGACAGCGCGCGTGACAGTTGGAGATCGTGAAATCGCACCCGAGGATGTGCGGGAAGCTACAGAGCCGATTGGCGCGATTGCGGGCGATGGCGTGGTTAGCCTGTTTTCTTTTTCCGATGGCGTGGATGGCTCATTTGTCTCGCGGGCGAATCAATCGGGAAAAGGACAGGGCTACGGGCTGGTGCTGGTCGGAGAATCGGGGCGGATAGCCATAAGCGGAGGCGCAGAAGCAATATCCATTTATGAAGATGGGCTGTGGGCACCCTGGAGAGGTGGTCCTGCGTGGCAGGCACTCGACCTCGCAGGTGATCACCTGCAGGAGACCGGAAATTATTGCGCCATTATCGACCTGATTGACGCCATAGAACGCGATCGCGCCCCTATTTCCAGCGATCGAGATGCGCGTTGGGCATTGGAAATGATTCACGGAGCGTACGCATCCCAAATTTCTGGACAACGCGTTGTTTTTCCACACCCTGATCGTTCCCATCCGATCGAGAAATGGCGTTCTGATCATTGA